Proteins encoded together in one Equus asinus isolate D_3611 breed Donkey chromosome 12, EquAss-T2T_v2, whole genome shotgun sequence window:
- the NDRG1 gene encoding protein NDRG1 isoform X1 has product MSRELQDVDLAEVKPLVEKGETITSLLQEFDVQEQDIETLHGSIHVTLCGTPKGNRPVILTYHDIGMNHKTCYNPLFNSEDMQEITQHFAVCHVDAPGQQDGAASFPMGYMYPSMDQLAEMLPGVLHRFGLKSVIGMGTGAGAYILTRFALNNPEMVEGLVLINVNPCAEGWMDWAASKISGWTQALPDMVVSHLFGKEEMQSNVEVVHTYRQHIVNDMNPGNLHLFINAYNSRRDLEIERPMPGAHTVTLQCPALLVVGDNSPAVDAVVECNSKLDPTKTTLLKMADCGGLPQISQPAKLAEAFKYFVQGMGYMPSASMTRLMRSRTASGSSVTSLEGARSRSHTSEGTRSRSHTSEGTRLDITPNSGATGNNAGPKSMEVSC; this is encoded by the exons ACCATCACCAGCCTCCTGCAAGAGTTTGATGTTCAG GAACAGGACATCGAGACTCTGCATGGCTCCATCCACGTCACGCTGTGTGGGACCCCCAAGGGAAACCGGCCTGTCATCCTCACGTACCATGACATTGGCATGAACC ACAAAACCTGCTACAACCCCCTCTTCAACTCCGAGGACATGCAGGAGATCACGCAGCACTTTGCCGTCTGCCACGTGGACGCCCCTGGCCAGCAGGACGGCGCCGCCTCCTTTCCCatggg GTACATGTACCCCTCCATGGACCAGCTGGCCGAAATGCTGCCCGGAGTCCTGCACCGGTTTGG GCTGAAGAGCGTCATTGGCATGGGAACCGGTGCAGGCGCCTACATCCTCACTCGATTTGCT CTGAACAATCCCGAGATGGTGGAGGGCCTCGTCCTCATCAACGTGAACCCTTGTGCAGAAGGCTGGATGGACTGGGCCGCCTCCAAG ATCTCCGGATGGACCCAAGCGCTTCCAGACATGGTGGTGTCCCACCTCTTCGGGAAG GAGGAAATGCAGAGTAACGTGGAGGTGGTCCACACCTACCGCCAGCACATCGTGAACGACATGAACCCCGGCAACCTGCACCTGTTCATCAACGCCTACAACAG CCGGCGGGACCTGGAGATCGAGCGGCCGATGCCCGGAGCGCACACCGTCACGCTGCA GTGTCCTGCTCTGTTGGTGGTTGGCGACAATTCTCCTGCTGTGGATGCTGTG GTGGAGTGCAACTCGAAACTGGACCCGACGAAGACCACTCTGCTCAAG atGGCGGATTGTGGCGGCCTCCCGCAGATCTCCCAG CCAGCCAAGCTTGCTGAGGCCTTCAAGTACTTCGTGCAGGGCATGGGATACA tgcCCTCCGCCAGCATGACCCGCCTGATGCGCTCCCGCACGGCCTCGGGCTCCAGCGTCACATCCCTGGAAGGCGCCCGCAGCCGCTCCCACACCAGCGAGGGGACCCGCAGCCGCTCCCACACCAGCGAGGGCACTCGCCTCGACATCACCCCCAACTCCGGTGCCACCGGGAACAACGCGGGGCCCAAGTCCATGGAGGTGTCCTGCTAG
- the NDRG1 gene encoding protein NDRG1 isoform X2 — MSRELQDVDLAEVKPLVEKGEEQDIETLHGSIHVTLCGTPKGNRPVILTYHDIGMNHKTCYNPLFNSEDMQEITQHFAVCHVDAPGQQDGAASFPMGYMYPSMDQLAEMLPGVLHRFGLKSVIGMGTGAGAYILTRFALNNPEMVEGLVLINVNPCAEGWMDWAASKISGWTQALPDMVVSHLFGKEEMQSNVEVVHTYRQHIVNDMNPGNLHLFINAYNSRRDLEIERPMPGAHTVTLQCPALLVVGDNSPAVDAVVECNSKLDPTKTTLLKMADCGGLPQISQPAKLAEAFKYFVQGMGYMPSASMTRLMRSRTASGSSVTSLEGARSRSHTSEGTRSRSHTSEGTRLDITPNSGATGNNAGPKSMEVSC, encoded by the exons GAACAGGACATCGAGACTCTGCATGGCTCCATCCACGTCACGCTGTGTGGGACCCCCAAGGGAAACCGGCCTGTCATCCTCACGTACCATGACATTGGCATGAACC ACAAAACCTGCTACAACCCCCTCTTCAACTCCGAGGACATGCAGGAGATCACGCAGCACTTTGCCGTCTGCCACGTGGACGCCCCTGGCCAGCAGGACGGCGCCGCCTCCTTTCCCatggg GTACATGTACCCCTCCATGGACCAGCTGGCCGAAATGCTGCCCGGAGTCCTGCACCGGTTTGG GCTGAAGAGCGTCATTGGCATGGGAACCGGTGCAGGCGCCTACATCCTCACTCGATTTGCT CTGAACAATCCCGAGATGGTGGAGGGCCTCGTCCTCATCAACGTGAACCCTTGTGCAGAAGGCTGGATGGACTGGGCCGCCTCCAAG ATCTCCGGATGGACCCAAGCGCTTCCAGACATGGTGGTGTCCCACCTCTTCGGGAAG GAGGAAATGCAGAGTAACGTGGAGGTGGTCCACACCTACCGCCAGCACATCGTGAACGACATGAACCCCGGCAACCTGCACCTGTTCATCAACGCCTACAACAG CCGGCGGGACCTGGAGATCGAGCGGCCGATGCCCGGAGCGCACACCGTCACGCTGCA GTGTCCTGCTCTGTTGGTGGTTGGCGACAATTCTCCTGCTGTGGATGCTGTG GTGGAGTGCAACTCGAAACTGGACCCGACGAAGACCACTCTGCTCAAG atGGCGGATTGTGGCGGCCTCCCGCAGATCTCCCAG CCAGCCAAGCTTGCTGAGGCCTTCAAGTACTTCGTGCAGGGCATGGGATACA tgcCCTCCGCCAGCATGACCCGCCTGATGCGCTCCCGCACGGCCTCGGGCTCCAGCGTCACATCCCTGGAAGGCGCCCGCAGCCGCTCCCACACCAGCGAGGGGACCCGCAGCCGCTCCCACACCAGCGAGGGCACTCGCCTCGACATCACCCCCAACTCCGGTGCCACCGGGAACAACGCGGGGCCCAAGTCCATGGAGGTGTCCTGCTAG